The nucleotide sequence GATCCGCCCGTAGTGCCGCCACCCGTTCGTCATGAGCGGCTCGCCGACGTTGCCGCCCGCGCTCACGTGCATGCGCAGGCCGTCGGCCGGATCCTGGTGCACGAAGCCCCACTCGCTCCGCCACAGCCGGCGCACGGCGCTCTCGGACAGCTCGGCGAGCTCCACGACCTCGCCGTCGGCCAGCCGGTAGCGGATGCTGCCCTCGCTGAGCGCGAGCCGCTGGGACAGGGTGCCGAGCAGGGTCGACTTCCCGGATCCCGACTCGCCCACCACCGCGAGCACCTCGCCCGGGTGGAGGTCGAGGTCGACGTCGCGGCAGCCGTAGCGGTCGCCGTAGCGGTGGGCGGCCCCGCGGACCTCGAGCAGCGGTCGGTCGTCGTCGCTCATGCGCGCGCCTCCTCGTCGTGGGCGCGGGCGGCCTCGACCGTGCGCTCGCAGTGGTCGGTGTCGGAGCAGACGTGCATCGACGCGCCCCGGTCGTCGGTGATGACCTCGTCGAGGTACACGCCCGTGGATCCGCAGATCGCGCACGGGTCCTCGAAGGACTGCGGCTCGAACGGGTGGTCCTCGAAGCCGAGGCTCTCGACGCTCGTGTACGGCGGCACCGCGTAGATGCGCTTCTCGCGGCCGGCGCCGAACAGCTGCAGCGCCGGGCTCATGTGCATCTTCGGGTTGTCGAAGCTCGGGACGGGGGACGGCGCCATCAGGTACCGGCCGGCGACCATCACGGGGTAGTCGTACGTCTTGGCGACGTGCCCGTAGCGCGCGATGTCCTCGTAGAGCTTCACGTACATCAGCCCGTACTCCTCGAGCGCGTGCAGGCGCCGGGTCTCCGTCTCGCGGGGCTCGAGGAAGCGCAGCGGCTCCGGCATGGGCACCTGGTAGACGACGACCTGGCCCTCGGCGAGCGGGGTCTCGGGGATCCGGTGCCGGGTCTGGATCACGGTGGCCTCGTCGGTGCGCGTGGTGGTCGCGACGCCGGCGACGGAGGCGAAGAACTGCCGGATGGAGACGGCGTTCGTGGTGTCGTCCGCGCCCTGGTCGATGACCTTCAGCACGTCGTCCTCGCCGATCACGGCCGCCGTGACCTGCACGCCGCCCGTGCCCCAGCCGCGCGGCATGGGCACCTCGCGGCTCGCGAACGGCACCTGGAAGCCGGGGATCGCGACGGCCTTGAGGAGCGCGCGGCGGATCATGCGCTTGGTCTGCTCGTCGAGGTAGCCGAGGTTGTAGCCGATGAGGGAGGCGCTCATGCGCGGGCCCCCGCTCCGGCCGGGACGGCGGTGGGCGCGGCGTCGGTCGCGGCGTCGGTCGCGTCGGCCGGCGACGCCTCCGGCGCCTCCTGCCGCTCGCGCCACTCGCGGGCCAGCCGACGCACGAGCACGAGCTCGGCCTGGAAGTCCACGTAGTGCGGGAGCTTGAGGTGCTCGACGAACCCGGTCGCCTGCACGTTGTCGCAGTGGCTGATCACGAACTCCTCGTCCTGCGCGGGGGCGGTCACGCGCTCGCCGAGCTCGTCGGCGCGGAGGGCCCGGTCGACGAGCGCCATCGACATCGCCTTGCGCTCGCTGCGCCCGAAGGCGAGCCCGTAGCC is from Clavibacter sp. A6099 and encodes:
- a CDS encoding alpha-D-ribose 1-methylphosphonate 5-phosphate C-P-lyase PhnJ, whose product is MSASLIGYNLGYLDEQTKRMIRRALLKAVAIPGFQVPFASREVPMPRGWGTGGVQVTAAVIGEDDVLKVIDQGADDTTNAVSIRQFFASVAGVATTTRTDEATVIQTRHRIPETPLAEGQVVVYQVPMPEPLRFLEPRETETRRLHALEEYGLMYVKLYEDIARYGHVAKTYDYPVMVAGRYLMAPSPVPSFDNPKMHMSPALQLFGAGREKRIYAVPPYTSVESLGFEDHPFEPQSFEDPCAICGSTGVYLDEVITDDRGASMHVCSDTDHCERTVEAARAHDEEARA